One window from the genome of [Mycobacterium] stephanolepidis encodes:
- a CDS encoding CoA-acylating methylmalonate-semialdehyde dehydrogenase, protein MSSLPDSLPKLTHFVAGKHVPGTSGRYADVYDPTLGKPVRQVPLADVSEVEAAIANAAEAQPGWAARNPQQRARVLAKFVDLVRAEIDDLATMLSQEHGKTHADAKGDIERGLEVCEFATGIPHLIKGEYTSGAGTGIDVYSIRQPLGVVAGITPFNFPAMIPLWKAGPALACGNAFVLKPSERDPSVPLRLAELFLEAGLPPGVFNVVNGDKTAVDALLHDPRIAAVGFVGSTPIAQYIYETATANGKRAQCFGGAKNHMIIMPDADIDQAIDALIGAGYGSAGERCMAISVAVPVGESTAERLVDGLTKRARELVVGPSLDSGVDFGPLVGADALKRVRDYIDIGIAEGAELVLDGRDLQVAGHEDGFFIGASLFDHVTPDMRIYKEEIFGPVVSVVRAKDYDEALRLPSEHEFGNGVAIFTRDGDTARDFCARVNTGMIGVNVPIPVPVAYHTFGGWKRSGFGDLNQHGPDSIRFYTKTKTVTQRWPSGTKEGASFVIPTMD, encoded by the coding sequence ATGAGTTCGTTACCTGATTCCCTGCCCAAATTGACACATTTCGTGGCCGGTAAGCACGTCCCCGGCACCTCGGGCCGCTATGCCGACGTCTACGACCCGACGTTGGGCAAGCCGGTACGACAGGTTCCGCTGGCAGACGTTTCCGAAGTCGAGGCGGCCATCGCGAACGCCGCCGAAGCTCAGCCCGGCTGGGCCGCCCGCAACCCTCAGCAACGCGCTCGTGTCCTCGCCAAGTTCGTCGACCTGGTCCGCGCGGAGATCGACGACCTGGCCACCATGCTGTCCCAGGAGCACGGCAAGACGCATGCCGACGCCAAGGGCGATATCGAACGCGGGCTTGAGGTCTGCGAGTTCGCCACCGGCATCCCCCACCTCATCAAGGGTGAATACACCAGCGGCGCGGGCACGGGTATCGACGTGTACTCCATCCGCCAGCCCCTGGGCGTGGTCGCGGGCATCACCCCGTTCAACTTCCCCGCCATGATTCCGCTCTGGAAGGCCGGCCCCGCACTGGCGTGTGGAAACGCCTTCGTGCTCAAGCCCTCCGAACGCGACCCATCGGTGCCACTACGTCTTGCCGAGCTGTTCCTCGAAGCAGGGCTGCCACCGGGCGTCTTCAACGTGGTCAACGGCGACAAGACCGCCGTCGACGCACTGCTGCACGATCCGCGCATCGCCGCGGTCGGCTTCGTCGGATCGACCCCGATCGCGCAGTACATCTACGAGACCGCCACCGCGAACGGCAAACGCGCCCAATGCTTTGGCGGCGCCAAGAACCACATGATCATCATGCCGGACGCCGACATCGACCAGGCCATCGATGCGCTCATCGGTGCGGGATACGGCTCGGCCGGTGAGCGCTGTATGGCGATCTCTGTTGCGGTACCCGTCGGCGAATCCACCGCCGAGCGGCTCGTCGACGGCCTGACCAAACGTGCCCGCGAGCTGGTGGTCGGACCATCCCTGGACAGTGGCGTCGACTTCGGCCCGCTGGTGGGCGCCGACGCCCTCAAGAGGGTGCGCGACTACATCGATATCGGCATCGCCGAGGGAGCCGAGCTGGTACTCGACGGCCGCGATCTCCAGGTCGCCGGCCATGAAGACGGATTCTTCATCGGCGCTTCGCTTTTCGACCACGTGACGCCCGATATGCGCATCTACAAAGAAGAGATCTTCGGGCCGGTGGTATCGGTGGTGCGCGCCAAGGATTACGACGAAGCGCTGCGCCTGCCGTCCGAGCATGAGTTCGGAAACGGTGTCGCGATCTTCACCCGCGACGGCGACACCGCACGCGACTTCTGCGCCAGGGTCAACACCGGAATGATCGGCGTGAATGTTCCGATTCCGGTTCCGGTGGCGTACCACACGTTTGGCGGCTGGAAGCGATCCGGATTCGGCGACCTCAACCAGCACGGGCCCGACTCGATCCGGTTCTACACCAAGACCAAGACGGTGACCCAGCGTTGGCCTTCCGGCACCAAAGAAGGCGCCTCCTTCGTCATTCCCACCATGGACTAG
- a CDS encoding Bax inhibitor-1/YccA family protein, whose protein sequence is MRTTSNPILRSLPGKEGGGYAQFGSGAAGAGAMAAQQLRQDPYTAYPEAQAGVSRPLTIDDVVTKTGITLGVIVAVAAAAFFLISSNTGLALPFLAVGGIGGFIMVMIASFGRKQDNPAIVLSYAALEGLFVGAISFVIPASVGVGGASAGALIGQAVLGTVGVFIGMLFVYRSGAIRVTPKFQRMLLAGLVGVLVLALGNLVLGFFGIDMGLRSGGPIAIIFSLVCIGIAAFSFLVDFDAADQLVRAGAPEKAAWGIALGLAVTLVWLYVEILRLLSYFQND, encoded by the coding sequence GTGCGAACCACCAGCAATCCCATTCTTCGGTCGTTGCCCGGAAAAGAGGGTGGCGGCTATGCGCAGTTCGGGTCGGGCGCTGCAGGTGCCGGTGCCATGGCGGCCCAGCAGCTGCGGCAGGACCCCTACACCGCGTACCCGGAGGCGCAGGCCGGTGTATCCCGGCCACTGACCATCGACGATGTGGTGACCAAGACCGGTATCACCCTCGGCGTGATCGTCGCCGTCGCCGCGGCCGCGTTCTTCTTGATCAGCTCCAACACCGGGCTGGCGCTCCCGTTCCTGGCGGTCGGCGGCATCGGCGGCTTCATCATGGTGATGATCGCCAGCTTCGGGCGTAAGCAGGACAACCCGGCGATCGTGCTGAGCTACGCGGCGCTCGAGGGCCTTTTCGTGGGTGCCATTTCGTTTGTCATCCCGGCCAGTGTGGGTGTCGGAGGGGCCAGCGCGGGTGCGCTGATCGGTCAGGCAGTCCTCGGCACCGTCGGTGTGTTCATCGGCATGCTGTTCGTGTACCGCTCGGGCGCGATCCGGGTGACACCCAAGTTCCAGCGGATGCTGCTGGCCGGTCTGGTCGGTGTGCTGGTGCTGGCGCTTGGCAACCTGGTGCTCGGGTTCTTCGGCATCGACATGGGTCTGCGCAGCGGTGGCCCGATCGCGATCATCTTCTCGCTGGTCTGCATCGGCATTGCCGCGTTCAGCTTCCTGGTCGACTTCGACGCGGCCGATCAGCTGGTGCGCGCCGGTGCGCCGGAGAAGGCTGCCTGGGGTATCGCCCTGGGTCTGGCCGTCACCCTGGTCTGGCTCTACGTCGAGATCCTGCGACTGCTGAGCTACTTCCAGAACGACTAG
- the purT gene encoding formate-dependent phosphoribosylglycinamide formyltransferase, producing MTTIGTPLSPRATRVMLLGAGELGREVLIALQRLGVETIAVDRYENAPGHQIAHHARVISMTDPEQLRALIETEKPDLVVPEIEAIATATLEALEAEGTVRVIPTARAARLTMDREGIRRLAAETLGLPTSPYQFCDSLTELQAAIDGGIGYPCVVKPLMSSSGKGQSKLDGPADVEKAWDYAMAGSRVTNNRVIVEGFVDFDYEITQLTVRALGDSGEIETSFCEPIGHRQANGDYVESWQPHPMSDEALRSAQHIARSVTENLGGQGIFGVELFIKGDQVYFSEVSPRPHDTGMVTMITQWQNEFELHARAILGLPVDTTLKTPGASAVVYGGVDAEGVVFDGLEAALAVPRTDLRLFGKPESFVTRRMGVALAYDENVETARRNAAEAAGRVRVSQ from the coding sequence ATGACCACTATCGGAACTCCCCTGTCACCGCGTGCGACACGGGTCATGCTGCTCGGCGCCGGTGAGCTCGGCCGTGAGGTGCTGATCGCCCTGCAACGTCTGGGCGTCGAGACCATTGCCGTCGATCGCTACGAGAACGCCCCCGGGCACCAGATCGCTCATCACGCGCGAGTCATCTCGATGACCGACCCCGAGCAGCTGCGCGCCCTGATCGAGACCGAGAAGCCCGACCTGGTGGTCCCCGAGATCGAGGCGATCGCCACCGCCACCTTGGAAGCCCTGGAGGCCGAGGGCACGGTGCGGGTAATCCCCACCGCACGCGCTGCCCGGCTCACCATGGACCGCGAGGGCATCCGGCGCCTGGCGGCCGAGACACTCGGATTACCCACCAGCCCTTACCAATTCTGTGACTCACTGACCGAGCTGCAAGCCGCGATCGACGGCGGTATCGGGTACCCGTGCGTCGTCAAGCCACTGATGAGCAGCTCCGGCAAGGGACAGAGCAAGCTCGACGGACCGGCCGATGTCGAGAAGGCCTGGGACTACGCGATGGCAGGCAGTCGGGTAACCAACAACCGCGTGATCGTCGAGGGATTCGTCGACTTCGATTATGAGATCACGCAGTTGACGGTCAGGGCACTGGGAGACAGCGGAGAGATCGAAACGAGCTTCTGCGAGCCGATCGGGCATCGGCAGGCCAACGGCGACTACGTCGAGAGCTGGCAGCCCCACCCCATGTCGGATGAAGCCTTGCGGAGTGCACAGCACATTGCACGGTCCGTCACCGAAAACCTGGGCGGGCAGGGAATTTTCGGCGTCGAGCTCTTCATCAAGGGCGATCAGGTGTACTTCAGCGAGGTGAGCCCCCGCCCGCATGACACGGGCATGGTCACCATGATCACGCAGTGGCAGAACGAGTTCGAACTGCACGCCCGCGCGATTCTCGGGCTTCCTGTCGACACGACGTTGAAGACCCCGGGTGCCAGCGCGGTGGTCTATGGCGGTGTCGACGCGGAAGGTGTCGTGTTCGACGGGCTCGAGGCCGCCCTGGCCGTGCCGCGTACCGATCTGCGGCTGTTCGGGAAGCCGGAGAGTTTCGTCACCCGCCGCATGGGGGTGGCCCTGGCGTACGACGAGAACGTGGAGACCGCGCGGCGCAATGCCGCCGAGGCCGCAGGCAGGGTCCGCGTTTCTCAGTGA
- a CDS encoding acetyl-CoA C-acetyltransferase, which translates to MPEAVIVSVARSPIGRAGKGSLVSMRPDDLAAQMVRAALDKVPALDPKDIDDLMLGCGQPGGEAGFNIGRAVAVQLGYDFLPGTTVNRYCSSSLQTTRMALHAIKAGEGHAFISAGVETVSRFPKGTSDGWPDSHNPLYADAEARTAAAAQGATEWHDPRNDSLTPDVYIAMGQTAENVALHTGISREDQDHWGVRSQNRAEKAIADGFFEREITPVTLADGTVVSKDDGPRAGTTYEAISQLKPVFRPNGTITAGNACPLNDGAAALVILSDTRAKELGLTPLARVVSTGVSGLSPEIMGLGPIEATKRALANAGKTIGDIDLFEINEAFAVQVLGSARELGIDEDKLNVSGGAIALGHPFGMTGARITATLLNNLTTYDKTFGVETMCVGGGQGMAMVIERLA; encoded by the coding sequence ATGCCCGAAGCCGTGATCGTTTCCGTTGCCCGCTCCCCGATCGGGCGAGCCGGCAAGGGCTCGCTGGTGAGCATGCGGCCGGATGACCTGGCCGCGCAGATGGTGCGCGCCGCCCTCGACAAGGTGCCCGCACTGGATCCCAAGGACATCGACGACCTGATGCTGGGCTGCGGTCAGCCCGGCGGTGAGGCCGGTTTCAACATCGGTCGCGCCGTAGCGGTGCAGTTGGGCTACGACTTCCTGCCCGGTACCACCGTCAACCGCTACTGCTCGTCCTCGCTGCAGACCACCCGCATGGCGCTGCACGCCATCAAGGCCGGTGAGGGCCACGCCTTCATTTCCGCTGGCGTGGAGACGGTTTCGCGTTTCCCGAAGGGCACCTCCGACGGCTGGCCGGACAGCCACAACCCGCTGTACGCCGATGCCGAGGCCCGCACCGCCGCTGCCGCGCAGGGTGCCACCGAATGGCACGACCCGCGTAACGACAGCCTGACCCCCGATGTCTACATCGCGATGGGCCAGACCGCCGAGAACGTGGCGCTGCACACCGGCATCAGCCGCGAGGACCAGGACCACTGGGGCGTGCGCAGCCAGAACCGGGCCGAAAAGGCCATCGCCGACGGCTTTTTCGAGCGTGAGATCACCCCGGTGACTCTGGCCGACGGCACCGTGGTGTCCAAGGACGACGGCCCGCGTGCCGGCACCACCTACGAGGCGATCAGCCAGCTGAAGCCGGTTTTCCGTCCCAACGGCACCATCACCGCCGGTAACGCCTGCCCGCTCAACGACGGCGCGGCCGCGCTGGTCATCCTGAGCGACACGCGCGCCAAGGAGCTGGGCCTGACCCCGCTGGCTCGCGTCGTGTCCACCGGTGTGTCCGGGCTGTCCCCGGAGATCATGGGTCTGGGTCCGATCGAGGCCACCAAGCGCGCACTGGCGAACGCCGGCAAGACGATTGGCGATATCGACCTGTTCGAGATCAACGAGGCGTTCGCGGTGCAGGTGCTCGGCTCGGCTCGCGAGCTCGGTATCGACGAGGACAAGCTCAATGTCTCCGGCGGTGCGATCGCGCTGGGCCACCCCTTCGGCATGACCGGTGCGCGTATCACCGCCACCCTGCTCAACAACCTGACCACCTACGACAAGACCTTCGGCGTCGAGACCATGTGTGTCGGCGGCGGCCAGGGTATGGCGATGGTCATCGAGCGGCTCGCCTAG
- a CDS encoding SGNH/GDSL hydrolase family protein — translation MSILATRRRTIWAALSTGAAGAAMGTGLWGAYSFLNAQARQVRLVIPKTHDAPPVADGVYVQGGGPVTRYSRGVEFDLHLAIFGDSTATGYGCHVPDEVPGVLLARGLAEESGKRIRLSTKAISGATSKGLAAQIDAMSIIGPPPDLAVIMIGANDVTSLNAVRASAQRLGDAIRRLRMAGSAVVVGTCPDFGVITAIPQPLRAVVRSRGLRLAHFQAAAVRASGGVPVPLADLLSPEFLQAPEEMFADDHYHPSAAGYALAARLLLPAVAHALGEWTGGPIPDLPWVSAAAESQTMSARIRVLGRIWRRSAAEIAVGMNEPAARADDLPAVSLH, via the coding sequence GTGAGCATCCTCGCCACACGCAGACGGACGATCTGGGCAGCCCTGAGCACCGGGGCCGCGGGCGCAGCGATGGGTACCGGGCTCTGGGGGGCGTACAGCTTCCTGAACGCGCAGGCCAGGCAGGTTCGCCTGGTGATCCCGAAGACTCACGACGCTCCCCCGGTTGCCGACGGCGTGTACGTACAGGGCGGCGGCCCGGTGACCAGGTACAGCCGCGGCGTGGAATTCGACCTGCACCTGGCGATTTTCGGAGACTCCACCGCCACCGGATACGGCTGTCACGTGCCCGACGAAGTACCGGGGGTGCTGCTGGCCCGCGGTTTGGCCGAAGAGTCCGGGAAGCGAATCCGGCTGTCCACCAAGGCGATATCGGGCGCAACGTCCAAGGGGCTGGCCGCCCAGATCGACGCCATGTCGATCATCGGCCCGCCGCCGGACCTCGCCGTGATCATGATCGGCGCGAACGACGTGACCTCGCTCAATGCGGTGCGCGCCTCCGCACAGCGTCTGGGCGACGCGATCCGGCGACTGCGCATGGCAGGCTCGGCCGTGGTGGTGGGTACCTGTCCCGATTTCGGGGTGATCACCGCCATACCGCAGCCATTGCGCGCAGTGGTGCGCTCGCGCGGGCTGCGCCTGGCCCATTTCCAGGCGGCAGCGGTGCGAGCCTCCGGCGGGGTGCCGGTTCCGCTTGCTGATCTGCTGTCACCGGAGTTTCTGCAGGCACCCGAAGAGATGTTCGCCGACGACCACTACCACCCCTCGGCGGCGGGATACGCACTGGCAGCGCGCCTACTGCTACCGGCAGTCGCACATGCCCTCGGCGAGTGGACGGGCGGCCCCATCCCCGATTTGCCGTGGGTGTCCGCTGCCGCGGAATCGCAGACCATGAGTGCCCGGATACGCGTTCTGGGACGGATCTGGCGGCGCAGCGCCGCGGAGATCGCCGTGGGTATGAACGAGCCCGCCGCCCGGGCCGACGACCTGCCCGCTGTATCCCTGCATTAG
- a CDS encoding alpha/beta hydrolase, with protein sequence MTAPKRAPEYAPAGSMGSSLNTLVRAFPMSDGAAVEVIEDAASLAARLLGFGVRMTVRTVLQIGSHAPTLPYPFGLIEELGRFLVPPRGTVKATVTLPNTNARLIRAKGVGPVDGTGRVVLYLHGGAFIVGGPNTHSALVSTISQHADAPCLLVDYRMPPKASLDQAIDDCLDGYRWLRGQGYAPEQIVFAGDSAGGFLSVAVAQRLLAEDGEAPAALALISPLIELDPAPKVAHENAKTDVMLPPNCFEALQKILTKAGGGIPPREIIDKVDGRMPQTLVHCSGSEVLLYDARLLGQRLAEQGVPVEIKVWPGQMHVFQVATKVVPEAKRSLAQIGQYIRDAVPETSSAEFVAPAAV encoded by the coding sequence ATGACCGCACCGAAGCGCGCCCCTGAATACGCGCCTGCAGGGTCGATGGGATCTTCCCTGAACACGCTGGTACGCGCCTTTCCGATGAGCGATGGCGCCGCAGTCGAAGTGATCGAGGACGCGGCGAGTCTGGCCGCACGGCTCCTCGGATTCGGTGTCCGAATGACGGTGCGCACGGTGCTGCAGATCGGCAGCCACGCCCCCACGCTCCCGTACCCGTTTGGACTGATCGAGGAGCTGGGCCGCTTCCTGGTTCCCCCGCGCGGCACGGTCAAGGCGACGGTGACGCTGCCGAACACCAATGCGCGGTTGATTCGAGCCAAGGGTGTCGGTCCGGTGGACGGCACCGGACGCGTGGTCCTGTACCTGCACGGCGGCGCCTTCATCGTGGGCGGTCCAAACACTCACAGCGCCTTGGTGTCCACCATCTCCCAGCACGCCGACGCACCGTGTCTGCTGGTCGACTACCGGATGCCGCCCAAGGCCTCCTTGGACCAGGCCATCGACGACTGCCTGGACGGGTACCGCTGGCTGCGCGGGCAGGGGTACGCGCCGGAGCAGATCGTGTTCGCGGGCGATTCGGCCGGCGGTTTTCTCTCGGTAGCGGTGGCCCAGCGGCTGCTCGCAGAGGACGGCGAGGCGCCTGCCGCGCTGGCCCTCATCTCGCCGCTCATCGAGCTGGACCCCGCACCCAAGGTCGCGCATGAGAACGCCAAGACCGATGTGATGCTGCCGCCCAACTGCTTTGAGGCGCTGCAGAAGATCCTCACCAAGGCCGGCGGCGGCATCCCGCCACGGGAGATCATCGACAAGGTCGACGGCCGGATGCCGCAGACTCTGGTGCATTGCTCCGGCTCGGAGGTGCTGCTGTACGACGCGCGCCTGCTGGGGCAGCGCCTCGCCGAGCAGGGTGTGCCGGTGGAGATCAAGGTCTGGCCCGGTCAGATGCACGTCTTCCAGGTGGCCACCAAGGTCGTGCCCGAGGCCAAGAGGTCCCTGGCGCAGATCGGCCAGTACATCCGCGACGCGGTGCCCGAGACTTCCTCGGCCGAGTTCGTCGCACCCGCGGCGGTTTGA
- a CDS encoding cystathionine beta-synthase, which translates to MRIAQHVSDLIGNTPLVQLNSVVPEGGAVVAAKIEYLNPGGSSKDRIAVKMIEAAEEAGLLKPGGTIVEPTSGNTGVGLALVAQRKGYHCVFVCPDKVSEDKRNVLRAYGAEVVVCPTAVPPEHPDSYYNVSDRLVREIEGAWKPDQYSNPNGPASHYETTGPEIWADTDGKITHFVAGVGTGGTITGAGRYLKEVSGGAVKVVGADPEGSVYSGGTGRPYLVEGVGEDFWPTAYDPSVVDEVIAVSDADSFEMTRRLAREEGLLVGGSCGMAVVAAIRLAEKAGPDAVIVVLLPDGGRGYLSKVFNDSWMSSYGFLRSRLDGSKSEPTVGDVLRGKSGALPDLVHTHPSETVRDAIEILREYGVSQMPVVGAEPPVMAGEVAGSVSERELLSAVFEGRAQLADAVSQHMSPPLPLVGAGEPLSTAGSMLRDTDAVMVIDEGKPVGVITRHDLLGFVSSGRSVRH; encoded by the coding sequence ATGCGCATTGCCCAGCATGTCTCCGATCTGATCGGTAACACCCCCCTTGTCCAGCTCAACTCGGTGGTGCCCGAGGGTGGCGCGGTCGTAGCGGCCAAGATCGAGTACCTCAATCCCGGCGGTAGCTCCAAGGACCGCATCGCCGTCAAGATGATCGAGGCGGCCGAGGAAGCGGGCCTGCTCAAGCCCGGCGGCACCATCGTCGAACCCACATCGGGCAACACCGGCGTCGGACTGGCGCTGGTGGCCCAGCGCAAGGGCTATCACTGCGTGTTCGTGTGCCCCGACAAGGTCAGCGAAGACAAGCGGAATGTGTTGCGGGCCTACGGGGCCGAGGTCGTCGTGTGCCCCACGGCCGTACCGCCGGAGCACCCGGACAGCTATTACAACGTCTCGGACCGTCTGGTACGTGAGATCGAGGGCGCCTGGAAGCCCGACCAGTACTCCAATCCGAACGGACCGGCCAGCCACTACGAGACCACCGGCCCGGAGATCTGGGCCGACACCGACGGCAAGATCACCCATTTCGTCGCCGGAGTGGGGACCGGAGGGACCATCACCGGTGCGGGCCGGTACCTCAAGGAGGTTTCGGGGGGCGCGGTGAAGGTCGTCGGTGCGGATCCGGAGGGATCGGTGTACTCCGGCGGGACGGGCCGCCCCTACCTCGTCGAGGGTGTGGGAGAGGACTTTTGGCCCACCGCCTACGACCCCAGCGTGGTCGATGAGGTCATTGCGGTATCCGATGCCGACTCGTTCGAGATGACACGTCGACTCGCGCGCGAAGAGGGGTTGCTGGTCGGCGGATCCTGCGGCATGGCCGTGGTGGCGGCAATTCGACTGGCCGAGAAGGCCGGACCCGATGCCGTGATCGTGGTGCTGTTGCCCGACGGGGGGCGGGGATACCTGTCCAAGGTGTTCAACGACTCCTGGATGTCCTCGTACGGGTTCCTGCGCAGTCGCCTCGATGGCAGCAAGTCCGAACCGACCGTCGGCGATGTGTTGCGTGGAAAGTCCGGTGCGCTACCGGATTTGGTGCACACCCACCCGTCGGAGACGGTGCGCGACGCCATCGAGATCTTGCGCGAATACGGGGTGTCGCAGATGCCCGTCGTCGGCGCCGAGCCGCCCGTGATGGCCGGCGAGGTCGCCGGGTCGGTGTCCGAAAGGGAGCTGCTGTCAGCGGTATTCGAGGGCCGGGCGCAACTGGCTGATGCCGTGTCCCAGCACATGAGTCCGCCGTTGCCACTGGTCGGTGCCGGCGAACCGCTGAGCACCGCGGGGTCCATGTTGCGCGACACCGATGCGGTAATGGTCATCGACGAAGGCAAGCCCGTCGGTGTCATTACCCGCCATGACCTGCTCGGATTCGTGTCCTCCGGCAGAAGCGTGCGGCACTGA
- a CDS encoding RDD family protein — protein sequence MTEVPPPSPQDPGGYPPPPPAAGAPALPGGNFEIWIRRVGAYIIDVIPVALLSGIGGGIAGGTATTADCIGDSYGDPMTGGMSYISCQPEYTGVGWAAYILFTLAAIAFAVWNWGLKQGTTGSSIGKGLLGIRVLGEATGQPIGFGMSVVRQIAHFLDAVICYIGFLLPLFTAKRQTIADMLVKTVVVPK from the coding sequence GTGACTGAAGTTCCACCACCCTCGCCGCAGGATCCGGGCGGTTACCCGCCGCCTCCGCCGGCGGCCGGTGCACCAGCTCTACCGGGCGGCAATTTCGAAATCTGGATCCGGCGTGTCGGTGCCTACATCATCGACGTCATCCCGGTGGCTCTGCTGAGCGGTATCGGCGGCGGAATCGCGGGTGGAACCGCTACGACCGCTGATTGCATCGGCGACTCCTACGGCGACCCCATGACCGGCGGAATGAGCTACATCAGCTGCCAGCCGGAGTACACCGGCGTGGGCTGGGCCGCCTACATTCTGTTCACCCTCGCGGCGATCGCGTTCGCGGTATGGAACTGGGGCCTGAAGCAGGGCACCACCGGATCGAGCATCGGCAAGGGCTTGCTCGGTATTCGGGTCCTGGGTGAGGCAACCGGCCAGCCGATCGGATTCGGCATGTCCGTCGTCCGCCAGATCGCGCACTTCCTGGACGCGGTCATCTGTTACATCGGCTTCCTGCTGCCGCTGTTCACGGCCAAGCGGCAGACGATCGCCGACATGCTAGTGAAGACCGTGGTCGTTCCCAAGTAG
- a CDS encoding cystathionine gamma-synthase: MSEQRSAADASRWQGFSTRAIHGGFHADPQTGAVNVPIYASSTFAQDGVGQLRGGFEYARTGNPTRAVLESSLAALEDAHFGRAFASGMAATDCALRALLRPGDHLIIPNDAYGGTFRLIDKVFSQWGISHTPVPVADVDAIRTAITPKTKLIWLETPTNPLLSIADIAAVAQVAAEHSVKLLVDNTFASPALQQPLNLGADIALHSTTKYIGGHSDVVGGALLTNDEELDTAFAFLQNGSGAVPGPFDAYLTYRGIKTLALRMQRHSENAQTVAEFLAGHPAVANTIYPGLDRHPGHAVAAKQMRAFGGMISVRLAGGRQAALDLCSRTELFILAESLGGVESLIEHPGAMTHASTAGSLLEVPEDLVRLSVGIEEVGDLIGDLEQALR; encoded by the coding sequence ATGAGTGAGCAGCGCAGCGCCGCCGACGCGTCTCGGTGGCAAGGGTTTTCCACACGGGCCATCCACGGCGGTTTCCATGCCGATCCGCAGACCGGTGCCGTCAACGTGCCGATTTATGCCAGCTCGACCTTCGCCCAGGACGGCGTCGGCCAGCTGCGCGGCGGATTCGAGTACGCACGCACCGGCAACCCCACCCGAGCGGTTCTTGAATCCTCGCTGGCCGCATTGGAGGACGCCCACTTCGGCAGGGCGTTCGCATCGGGCATGGCGGCCACCGACTGCGCGCTGCGCGCGTTGTTGCGCCCCGGCGATCACCTGATCATCCCCAACGATGCCTACGGCGGCACCTTCCGGCTGATCGACAAGGTGTTCTCGCAGTGGGGAATTAGCCACACACCTGTTCCGGTGGCCGATGTCGACGCCATTCGCACCGCCATCACCCCCAAGACCAAGCTGATCTGGCTGGAGACACCCACCAATCCGCTGCTGAGCATCGCCGACATCGCGGCCGTCGCCCAGGTGGCCGCCGAGCACTCCGTGAAGCTCTTGGTGGACAACACCTTCGCATCGCCGGCGCTGCAGCAGCCGCTGAATCTCGGTGCCGATATCGCTTTGCATTCCACCACCAAATACATTGGCGGACACTCGGATGTGGTGGGCGGCGCCCTGCTCACCAACGACGAGGAATTGGATACCGCCTTTGCGTTCCTGCAGAACGGTTCGGGCGCGGTGCCGGGACCGTTCGATGCCTACCTCACCTATCGGGGTATCAAGACGCTGGCCTTGCGCATGCAGCGACACAGTGAGAACGCTCAAACGGTCGCCGAGTTCCTGGCGGGGCACCCCGCGGTCGCGAACACCATCTACCCGGGCCTCGACCGCCATCCCGGACATGCGGTGGCCGCCAAGCAGATGCGCGCATTCGGCGGCATGATCAGCGTGCGCCTTGCCGGCGGGCGGCAGGCCGCACTCGATTTGTGCTCGCGAACAGAGCTTTTCATTCTCGCTGAATCCTTGGGCGGCGTGGAGTCGCTGATCGAGCATCCAGGTGCGATGACGCACGCGTCGACCGCCGGATCGCTGCTGGAGGTACCCGAGGACCTGGTGCGGTTGTCTGTGGGTATCGAAGAGGTTGGCGACTTGATCGGCGATCTCGAACAAGCCTTGCGCTAG
- a CDS encoding GOLPH3/VPS74 family protein has translation MPQIAEDLLLLLLNNASGRPLLDKDRRTQALAAAIILDLALAQRVRPATHGEPGKAGDLLVLQAPDIGDPVLDRAVHRLRRRPMSPTEAITKVGRGVNSQMLHRLEITGDIHTVRMGSRLFPEKYWPVTNNERANAVRQGVTDVLFHYAPPAPSTAAIIAVLHGVNGFDAILSLDPVGKQQVSRWSQTIADGGWSAQVRDNRGPAVNLAVTGAVISAALHSMN, from the coding sequence ATGCCACAGATTGCGGAGGACCTCCTGCTTCTGTTGCTGAACAATGCCTCCGGTCGGCCGCTGCTGGACAAGGATCGGCGCACGCAGGCCCTCGCCGCCGCGATCATTCTGGATCTTGCTCTGGCACAACGCGTCCGACCGGCCACCCACGGTGAACCGGGGAAAGCCGGCGATCTGCTGGTGCTGCAGGCGCCCGATATCGGGGACCCCGTGCTCGACAGGGCGGTGCACCGACTGCGACGACGGCCGATGAGCCCGACCGAGGCGATCACCAAGGTTGGTCGCGGCGTCAACTCCCAGATGCTGCACAGGTTGGAGATCACCGGGGATATCCACACGGTTCGCATGGGCAGCCGGCTCTTCCCGGAGAAGTACTGGCCGGTGACCAACAACGAGCGTGCCAATGCGGTGCGACAGGGCGTCACGGATGTGTTGTTCCACTACGCCCCGCCCGCTCCCAGCACGGCCGCGATCATCGCAGTACTGCACGGGGTCAACGGATTCGACGCGATACTGAGCCTGGATCCCGTCGGCAAGCAGCAGGTGTCCCGGTGGTCGCAGACCATCGCCGACGGCGGCTGGTCGGCCCAGGTTCGCGACAACCGCGGCCCGGCGGTGAATCTCGCCGTGACCGGCGCGGTGATTTCCGCGGCCCTGCACTCGATGAACTAG